In Candidatus Polarisedimenticolaceae bacterium, a genomic segment contains:
- a CDS encoding FAD-dependent oxidoreductase: MSDAAAPSGPDLTQGVELSDIPKGGSLLGHVGDEAVLLVRPGGGDGVFAVGATCTHYGGPLAEGLVEGTRVRCPWHHACFDVTTGEAVAAPALNALACYAVERRGTRVVVGAKHDAAPKRAPSKAPESVVIVGAGAAGNAAAEMLRREGYAGPVTMVGAERARPVDRPNLSKDYLAGTAQEDWVYLRGDDFYAEQKIDLVSGVHATAIDVAGRRVQLSDGSSRTFGALLVATGAEPVRLQLPGADKPHVHTLRSLDDSKAIIAAATSGAKRAVVVGASFIGLEVAASLRTRGLDVHVVAPDARPLERVLGPELGDFVRGLHDEHGVTFHLGRKPASFDDEHVVLDDGSRLAADLVVLGVGVRPRLELAEKAGLAVDRGVLVNEYLETSAPGVYAAGDLARYPDLRSGERVRIEHWVVAERQGQTAARNMLGHREAYRAAPFFWSQHYDVTIAYVGHAESWDRTEVRGSLADKNGLVAYRRGGKILALASVFRDKESLEAEVLFERGDDAGLERLLASA, encoded by the coding sequence ATGAGCGATGCGGCGGCACCCTCGGGACCCGATCTCACGCAGGGCGTCGAGCTGAGCGACATTCCGAAGGGCGGATCGCTCCTCGGCCACGTGGGGGACGAGGCGGTGCTGCTCGTGCGCCCCGGCGGTGGCGACGGCGTCTTCGCGGTCGGCGCGACGTGCACGCACTACGGCGGCCCGCTCGCCGAGGGATTGGTCGAGGGAACGCGCGTGCGCTGCCCGTGGCATCACGCGTGCTTCGACGTCACGACGGGGGAGGCGGTCGCGGCGCCCGCCTTGAACGCGCTCGCGTGCTACGCGGTCGAACGAAGGGGGACGCGCGTCGTCGTCGGTGCCAAGCATGACGCCGCGCCGAAGCGCGCACCGTCGAAGGCGCCGGAGAGCGTCGTCATCGTCGGCGCCGGTGCCGCGGGGAATGCCGCGGCGGAGATGCTGCGCCGCGAAGGTTACGCCGGCCCGGTCACGATGGTCGGCGCCGAGCGCGCGCGGCCGGTCGACCGGCCCAACCTCTCGAAGGACTATCTCGCCGGAACGGCTCAGGAGGACTGGGTCTACCTCCGCGGCGACGATTTCTACGCCGAACAGAAGATCGATCTCGTCTCCGGTGTCCACGCGACCGCGATCGACGTCGCGGGGCGTCGCGTGCAGCTCTCCGACGGATCGAGCCGCACCTTCGGCGCGCTCCTCGTCGCGACGGGCGCGGAGCCGGTGCGGTTGCAGCTTCCCGGCGCCGACAAGCCGCACGTCCACACGCTCCGCTCGCTCGACGACAGCAAGGCGATCATTGCGGCGGCGACCTCGGGCGCGAAGCGTGCCGTCGTCGTCGGCGCGAGCTTCATCGGCCTGGAGGTCGCCGCGTCGCTGCGCACGCGCGGCCTCGACGTTCACGTCGTCGCGCCCGACGCGCGGCCGCTCGAGCGCGTGCTCGGCCCCGAGTTGGGCGATTTCGTGCGCGGACTTCACGACGAGCACGGCGTGACGTTCCATCTCGGCCGCAAGCCGGCATCGTTCGACGACGAGCACGTCGTGCTCGACGACGGCTCGCGCCTGGCGGCGGATCTCGTCGTGCTCGGCGTCGGCGTGCGGCCGCGCCTCGAGCTGGCGGAGAAGGCAGGGCTCGCCGTCGACCGCGGCGTGCTCGTGAACGAGTATCTCGAGACGAGCGCGCCCGGCGTCTACGCGGCCGGCGATCTCGCACGCTATCCCGACCTGCGCAGCGGCGAGCGCGTGCGCATCGAGCACTGGGTCGTCGCGGAGCGGCAGGGGCAAACCGCGGCGCGCAACATGCTGGGACACCGCGAAGCGTACCGTGCCGCGCCGTTCTTCTGGAGCCAGCACTACGACGTCACGATCGCCTACGTCGGCCATGCCGAGAGCTGGGATCGCACGGAGGTCCGCGGCAGCCTCGCGGACAAGAACGGGCTCGTCGCCTATCGCCGCGGCGGCAAGATCTTGGCACTCGCGTCGGTGTTCCGCGACAAGGAGAGCCTCGAAGCCGAGGTCCTCTTCGAGCGCGGCGACGATGCCGGCCTCGAACGCCTCCTCGCCTCCGCCTAA
- a CDS encoding CusA/CzcA family heavy metal efflux RND transporter: protein MLRRIVDFSLENRALVVIVWLLVVAGGAYALTRLPIDAVPDITNVQVQVLTKAPALGAVEMEQFVTYPVEAAMNGLPRLVEIRSISRYGLSAVTVVFEDGVDVYFARQLVGERLAQAREAIPEGFGNPEMGPVTTGLGDVFQFTVEGDGVSPMERRTILDWEIAPRLRAVPGVTEVNAWGGLPKQYQVVVDPAKLLAYGLSLHEVFDAVERGSGNSGGGYIERNREQYILRGEGLVGSLADIEKIVLRATPDGTPVTVAQIATVREGAMLRIGVATADGRGETVIGLVQMLAGENALDVATRVRRSVDELQPSLPKGVRIVPYYDRASFVNRVIRTVETNLLEGSILVVAVLFAFLGNVRAGLIVASAIPLSMLLAFTGMVASRISANLMSLGAIDFGLIVDGAVVLVENVVRRRGSTSEAAHEVVRPIAFGVGIIVLVYVPILTLGGIEGKMFRPMAWTVVFGMAGSLALTLTLVPVLASLFLKRTKCAHEPTFVELLRRAYLRALDVCLKRRAIVVLAALAAIAGGALLLLRLGGEFMPRIDEGDLSVSAIRPPSVGISEVAASTGRIERVLRRFPEVVTVVSRSGSPELATDVMGIELGDVFVILKPKSEWTSSRSKGELLDAMQKALEETVPGIGYTFLQPIEMRFNELVAGVRSDIGIKLFGDDLDVLREKGEEIARVAAAVAGAADVKLEQTSGLPVIRVRADRDRCARYGVSVGDVLDTVEAARAGKIVGTVFEGQRRFSLAVRFDDATAGSLEALGNIPVASSRGGASIPLGQLAEVALDTGPSQISREAVKRRIVVELNVRGRDVASFAAEAQRKIRSEVTLPAGYYVTWGGQFENLQAASRRLAVVVPLALALIFAMLYFSFGALRPALLIYLNVPFAATGGVAALVTRGMPFSISAGVGFIALFGVAVLNGLVLVTQVLDLEREPGTGRLDALRRACALRMRPVLMTALVASLGFVPMALATGSGAEVQRPLATVVIGGLVTSTLLTLFVLPVLYAARRSRD from the coding sequence ATGTTGCGGCGCATCGTCGACTTCAGCCTCGAGAACCGCGCGCTCGTCGTCATCGTGTGGCTCCTCGTCGTCGCGGGCGGCGCCTACGCGCTCACGCGGCTCCCCATCGATGCCGTGCCGGACATCACGAACGTCCAGGTGCAGGTGCTCACGAAGGCGCCCGCGCTCGGCGCCGTCGAGATGGAACAGTTCGTCACCTACCCGGTCGAGGCGGCGATGAACGGCCTGCCGCGCCTCGTCGAGATCCGGTCGATCTCACGCTACGGGCTGTCGGCGGTGACCGTCGTCTTCGAGGACGGGGTGGACGTGTACTTTGCGCGCCAGCTCGTCGGTGAGCGCCTCGCGCAGGCGCGCGAGGCGATTCCGGAAGGGTTCGGCAACCCGGAGATGGGCCCGGTCACGACCGGCCTCGGCGACGTCTTCCAGTTCACCGTGGAAGGGGACGGAGTCTCGCCGATGGAGCGGCGGACGATCCTCGACTGGGAGATCGCCCCGCGCCTGAGGGCCGTGCCCGGCGTGACCGAGGTGAACGCATGGGGTGGGCTACCGAAGCAATATCAGGTCGTCGTCGACCCGGCGAAGCTCCTCGCGTACGGCCTGTCCCTTCACGAAGTGTTCGACGCGGTCGAGCGCGGTAGTGGCAACTCCGGCGGCGGCTACATCGAGCGGAACCGCGAGCAGTACATCCTCCGCGGCGAAGGGCTCGTCGGCTCCCTCGCCGATATCGAGAAGATCGTGCTGCGGGCCACGCCCGATGGGACCCCGGTCACGGTCGCTCAGATCGCCACCGTGCGCGAGGGGGCGATGCTGCGGATCGGGGTCGCGACCGCGGACGGACGCGGCGAGACGGTGATCGGGCTCGTCCAGATGCTGGCGGGAGAGAACGCGCTCGACGTCGCGACGCGCGTGCGGCGGTCGGTCGACGAGCTTCAGCCGTCGCTTCCGAAGGGGGTCCGGATCGTTCCCTACTACGACCGCGCCAGCTTCGTGAACCGCGTCATTCGCACGGTGGAGACGAACCTCCTCGAGGGAAGCATCCTCGTCGTCGCCGTCCTCTTCGCGTTCCTGGGGAACGTGCGCGCGGGGCTCATCGTCGCGTCGGCGATCCCCCTCTCGATGCTCCTCGCGTTCACCGGGATGGTCGCGTCGAGGATCTCGGCGAACCTCATGAGCCTCGGGGCGATCGACTTCGGCCTCATCGTCGACGGCGCCGTGGTCCTCGTCGAGAACGTCGTCCGGCGCCGCGGGTCGACATCCGAGGCGGCGCACGAGGTCGTGCGCCCGATCGCGTTCGGCGTCGGGATCATCGTCCTCGTCTACGTTCCGATCCTCACGCTCGGCGGCATCGAGGGGAAGATGTTCCGGCCGATGGCGTGGACGGTGGTCTTCGGGATGGCGGGCTCCCTGGCGCTCACGCTGACGCTCGTGCCCGTCCTCGCGTCGCTCTTCCTGAAGCGCACGAAGTGCGCGCATGAACCGACGTTCGTCGAGCTTCTGCGGCGCGCCTACCTCCGGGCGCTCGATGTGTGCCTGAAGCGCCGGGCGATCGTCGTCCTCGCGGCGCTCGCCGCCATCGCCGGAGGCGCTCTCCTCCTGCTTCGTCTCGGCGGCGAGTTCATGCCGCGGATCGATGAAGGCGATCTCTCGGTCTCCGCGATCAGGCCGCCGTCGGTCGGCATCTCGGAGGTCGCGGCGAGCACCGGGCGCATCGAGCGGGTGCTGCGGCGCTTCCCAGAGGTCGTCACGGTGGTGAGCCGTTCGGGAAGCCCCGAGCTGGCGACCGACGTCATGGGGATCGAGCTCGGCGACGTCTTCGTGATCCTGAAGCCGAAGTCCGAGTGGACCTCGAGCCGTTCGAAAGGCGAATTGCTCGATGCGATGCAAAAGGCGCTCGAGGAGACCGTTCCGGGGATCGGCTACACGTTCCTCCAGCCGATCGAGATGCGCTTCAACGAGCTGGTCGCGGGCGTGCGCTCGGACATCGGGATCAAGCTCTTCGGCGACGATCTCGACGTGCTCCGGGAGAAGGGCGAGGAGATCGCGCGCGTCGCCGCGGCCGTCGCGGGAGCCGCGGACGTCAAGCTCGAGCAGACGAGCGGCCTTCCGGTCATCCGCGTGCGGGCCGACCGTGACCGGTGCGCCCGGTACGGCGTCTCAGTCGGCGATGTGCTCGACACCGTCGAGGCCGCCCGCGCCGGGAAGATCGTGGGAACGGTGTTCGAGGGTCAGAGGCGTTTCTCGCTCGCGGTGCGCTTCGACGATGCGACGGCGGGCTCGCTCGAAGCGCTCGGCAACATTCCCGTCGCCTCGTCCCGGGGCGGCGCGAGCATCCCCCTCGGCCAGCTCGCGGAGGTCGCGCTCGACACCGGTCCGTCGCAGATCAGCCGCGAGGCGGTGAAACGCCGCATCGTCGTCGAGCTGAACGTGCGCGGCCGCGACGTCGCCTCGTTCGCCGCGGAGGCTCAGCGGAAGATCCGGAGCGAGGTGACGCTGCCGGCCGGGTACTACGTGACCTGGGGAGGGCAGTTCGAGAACCTCCAGGCTGCCTCGCGGCGCCTCGCCGTCGTCGTCCCGCTCGCCCTCGCTCTCATCTTCGCCATGCTCTACTTCAGCTTCGGCGCGCTCAGGCCGGCACTTCTCATCTATCTGAACGTGCCTTTCGCGGCCACCGGCGGCGTCGCGGCTCTGGTCACGCGCGGTATGCCGTTCTCGATCTCCGCAGGCGTCGGATTCATCGCGCTCTTCGGCGTCGCTGTCCTGAACGGTCTCGTGCTCGTGACGCAGGTGCTCGACCTCGAGCGCGAGCCGGGGACCGGCCGTCTCGACGCGTTGAGGCGCGCGTGCGCGCTCCGCATGCGTCCGGTCCTCATGACGGCACTCGTCGCATCCCTCGGATTCGTCCCGATGGCGCTCGCGACCGGCTCAGGAGCGGAAGTCCAGCGGCCGCTCGCGACCGTCGTCATCGGCGGGCTCGTCACTTCGACCCTGCTCACGCTCTTCGTGTTGCCGGTGCTCTATGCAGCGCGGCGATCACGCGATTGA
- a CDS encoding efflux RND transporter periplasmic adaptor subunit has translation MFQRVVVFALVLSSSVACGRHGEAPAEKSPAVAPEPAIPGSVHLTAAAIAESGIQTWKVQPTDLEHLLVLAGTVGPDENRFVQVASNLRGRVAAVPVDLGQRVRKGEAVVTIESVELSHAWDEFVKAVADLGVARKSYDRARSLRDAGALSAADYQSTEAAYLARRVEAETLERALSLYGEDDGEIGAVRSAVEANAEIPLPSRELHRLSVRAPFDGKVLERKVTPGSLVEALQPLVSVADLSHVWVFLKAYEKDLPLLSAGLPVSIRTDAYPQVSFQGRVDFLGSMIDAATRTVQVRATVRNPGEELRPGMFVTARVDVPRPESEAKNVVAIPDSALQSLEARTVVFVKTSPGVFVRRTVEVGHTFEGLTEILAGVRAGEVIVTEGSFVLKSEFAKATLADQD, from the coding sequence ATGTTTCAGAGAGTCGTCGTCTTTGCGCTCGTCCTTTCGAGCAGTGTCGCTTGCGGCCGGCATGGCGAGGCGCCGGCGGAGAAGTCGCCGGCCGTTGCGCCCGAGCCGGCGATTCCTGGCAGCGTGCACTTGACCGCCGCGGCAATCGCCGAGTCGGGAATCCAGACCTGGAAGGTCCAGCCGACCGATCTCGAGCATCTGCTCGTTCTCGCGGGGACCGTCGGCCCCGATGAGAACCGATTCGTGCAGGTCGCGTCGAATCTGCGCGGGCGCGTGGCGGCGGTCCCGGTCGATCTCGGCCAACGCGTGCGCAAAGGCGAGGCGGTCGTCACGATCGAGAGCGTCGAGCTGAGCCACGCCTGGGACGAGTTCGTCAAGGCAGTCGCCGATCTCGGCGTCGCCCGGAAGTCATACGACAGGGCGCGCTCGCTCCGCGACGCGGGTGCGCTCAGCGCCGCGGACTACCAATCGACCGAGGCCGCGTACCTTGCGCGCCGCGTCGAGGCGGAGACGCTCGAACGGGCGCTCTCGCTCTACGGCGAAGACGACGGCGAGATCGGCGCCGTGAGGTCGGCAGTCGAGGCCAACGCCGAGATCCCGCTCCCGTCGCGGGAGCTGCACCGCTTGTCCGTCCGCGCGCCGTTCGACGGGAAAGTTCTCGAGCGGAAGGTGACGCCCGGGTCCCTCGTCGAGGCGCTCCAGCCGCTCGTCTCCGTCGCCGACCTCTCCCACGTCTGGGTCTTTCTGAAAGCCTACGAGAAGGATCTTCCGCTTCTCTCGGCGGGGCTCCCGGTCTCGATCCGCACCGACGCGTACCCGCAGGTCTCGTTTCAAGGCCGGGTCGATTTCCTCGGCAGCATGATCGACGCCGCGACGCGCACGGTCCAGGTGCGCGCGACGGTCCGCAATCCCGGGGAGGAGCTGCGCCCCGGCATGTTCGTCACCGCGCGCGTCGACGTCCCGCGCCCGGAGTCCGAAGCCAAGAACGTGGTCGCGATTCCGGACAGCGCGCTCCAGTCGCTCGAGGCGCGCACGGTCGTGTTCGTGAAGACGTCACCCGGCGTCTTCGTGCGCCGGACGGTCGAGGTGGGTCACACGTTCGAAGGCCTCACCGAGATCCTCGCCGGCGTGCGGGCCGGCGAGGTGATCGTCACCGAGGGCAGCTTCGTCCTCAAGTCCGAGTTCGCGAAGGCGACGCTCGCGGACCAAGACTGA
- a CDS encoding ring-cleaving dioxygenase yields the protein MSEPTITGIHHITAIAGDPQRNLDFYTGVLGLRLVKLTVNFDDPGTYHFYFGDAKGSPGSILTFFPWVGVRRGLVGTGQVAATSFAVPAGSIGYWQERLASHEIRDVETRFGEQVVRFEDPDGLPLEIVGTDTTPSHGNAIAGFHSATLLEEGYEKTAALLEKVMGLTPAGNDGNRFRYRMGVGGPGKLVDVVCAPDSRPGRLGGGTVHHIAWRTPDDTQQLAWRKRLVGDGFNVSPVMDRTYFHSIYYREPGGILFEIATDPPGFAIDEPADHLGERLMLPPHVESYRKSLERALPPLTLPHVSR from the coding sequence ATGAGCGAACCGACCATCACCGGCATCCATCACATCACCGCGATCGCGGGCGACCCCCAGCGGAATCTCGACTTCTACACGGGCGTGCTCGGTCTCCGCCTCGTGAAGCTGACCGTCAACTTCGACGACCCCGGCACCTATCACTTCTACTTCGGCGACGCGAAAGGGAGCCCGGGCTCGATCCTCACGTTCTTCCCCTGGGTCGGCGTGCGCCGCGGGCTCGTCGGCACGGGCCAGGTGGCGGCCACGAGCTTCGCCGTTCCCGCGGGATCGATCGGCTACTGGCAGGAGCGCCTCGCGAGCCACGAAATCCGCGACGTCGAGACACGCTTCGGCGAACAGGTCGTCAGATTCGAAGATCCCGACGGCCTGCCGCTCGAGATCGTCGGGACGGACACGACGCCTTCGCACGGCAACGCGATCGCCGGCTTCCACAGCGCGACACTCCTGGAAGAGGGCTACGAGAAGACCGCGGCCCTCCTCGAGAAGGTCATGGGATTGACGCCCGCGGGGAACGACGGCAATCGCTTCCGCTATCGCATGGGCGTGGGCGGCCCGGGCAAGCTCGTCGACGTCGTCTGCGCGCCCGACAGCCGGCCCGGGCGCCTCGGCGGCGGAACGGTGCATCACATCGCGTGGCGCACGCCGGACGACACCCAGCAGCTCGCGTGGCGGAAGCGCCTCGTCGGCGACGGCTTCAACGTCTCGCCGGTCATGGACCGGACGTACTTCCATTCGATCTATTACCGCGAGCCGGGCGGCATCCTCTTCGAGATCGCGACCGATCCGCCGGGCTTCGCGATCGACGAGCCCGCCGATCACCTCGGCGAGCGCCTCATGCTTCCCCCGCACGTCGAGTCCTACCGGAAGAGCCTCGAGCGCGCGCTCCCGCCCCTCACGCTTCCGCACGTGAGCCGGTGA
- a CDS encoding dienelactone hydrolase family protein: protein MSADPHAGQKVLHAGAPIGEARLVAILLHGRGASAEDILGLASELSVNDVAFVAPQAAGGTWYPYSFLAPIPQNEPYLGSALRRVGAVVDQLAVPRERLAIMGFSQGACLTLEFAARNAGRYAAVVAFTGGLIGPPGTPRSYPGSFDGTPIFIGSSDVDPHVPLERVHESTAVLTKMGAIVDKRIYPGMPHTVNQDEIHAVNALLS from the coding sequence GTGAGCGCCGACCCTCACGCCGGACAGAAGGTGCTCCACGCCGGCGCGCCGATCGGGGAGGCGCGCCTCGTCGCGATTCTCCTTCACGGTCGTGGCGCGTCGGCGGAAGACATCCTCGGGCTCGCGTCGGAGCTCTCGGTCAACGACGTCGCCTTCGTCGCGCCGCAGGCCGCCGGCGGCACCTGGTATCCGTATTCGTTCCTCGCGCCGATCCCGCAGAACGAGCCTTATCTCGGCTCGGCGCTCCGCCGGGTCGGCGCCGTCGTCGATCAGCTCGCCGTCCCGCGCGAGAGACTCGCGATCATGGGATTCTCGCAGGGCGCTTGTCTCACGCTCGAGTTCGCGGCGCGCAACGCGGGACGTTACGCGGCGGTCGTCGCCTTCACCGGCGGACTGATCGGCCCGCCCGGAACGCCGCGCAGCTATCCAGGCTCGTTCGACGGCACGCCGATCTTCATCGGCAGCAGCGACGTCGACCCGCACGTCCCTCTCGAGCGCGTGCACGAGTCGACCGCGGTCCTCACCAAGATGGGCGCCATCGTCGACAAGCGGATCTACCCCGGCATGCCGCATACGGTGAACCAGGACGAGATTCATGCGGTGAATGCGCTTCTGAGCTAA
- a CDS encoding protein kinase, which produces MIAAGTRLGPYEILAPLGAGGMGEVWRAKDTTLDREVALKFLPASVANDAERLARFDREAKVLASLNHPSIAAIYGFHDEGGQRFLAMEMVPGLDLAERLKSGRLPIQEALDVALQIAEALEAAHERGIVHRDLKPANVKLTPDGKVKVLDFGLAKALDARPDGSRDASMSPTITSLGTVSGVILGTAAYMSPEAARGRTVDKRADNWAFGCVLYEMLTGQLAFPGETVSDTMAAVLTREPDWSALPAGTPAHVKALIARCLVKEPKERLRDIGDGRIALEEAPARAESVAVSRSVPMWMYGVVVAVAALAVIGGLVFGRKAAVTRPPVFRPLTVGNGIVQSARFTSDGGTVIYGSAFDGRPLSLFSMRADGLESRPIDLPSADIAGISRDSKMALLLGRHYAGSWLRTGTLAQVALTGGTPRELLENVFDADISPDGSQFAVVVGDGGDQVLQYPIGKEVFRSHGWIGQPRIAPDGKRVAFVDHRVWGDDLGEIKLIDVDGKVRLLGSEQQYTQGCAWAPDGKTVWYSNSSDFEGGQVFAVEPGRPPRLVMRIPGIVRLQDVASDGRVLIVTDDTWITLAGELAGDMSERVYSLGSNDTAAGISADGSSYAGSDNVVIDGDYTVFFRRGDAPAVRLGPGLTVGMTPDAKWVLATTTLKETRGLTLLPVGAGQPRPLDLHGVLYSGLAGHYLQFSSDGRRFAFVGSKGTEGRAAYVFDLGDGVPRKVSREGATGAVISIDGTKVAVADPVRGMYVVSSAGQVPVAGVPKEEVPLGWTADSAAVLSWDQTLPPRIMKTDLATGKRELFRELRPVDPVGTAYGWLLISPDGKYYLQRCRRMRSAVVLVTPHG; this is translated from the coding sequence GTGATCGCCGCCGGCACCCGACTCGGTCCCTACGAAATCCTGGCGCCGCTCGGCGCCGGCGGCATGGGAGAAGTCTGGCGGGCGAAGGACACGACGCTCGATCGCGAGGTCGCGCTCAAGTTCCTCCCGGCCTCGGTCGCGAACGATGCGGAGCGTCTCGCTCGCTTTGATCGCGAAGCGAAGGTGCTCGCATCGCTCAACCACCCGAGCATCGCGGCGATCTACGGTTTCCACGACGAGGGGGGCCAGCGGTTCCTCGCGATGGAGATGGTGCCGGGGCTCGATCTTGCGGAGCGCCTGAAGTCGGGCCGGCTTCCGATTCAGGAAGCGCTCGACGTCGCGCTCCAGATCGCGGAGGCGCTCGAGGCGGCGCACGAGCGCGGCATCGTCCACCGCGATCTCAAGCCGGCGAACGTCAAGCTCACCCCGGACGGCAAGGTCAAGGTCCTCGACTTCGGCCTCGCGAAGGCGCTGGACGCGAGGCCCGACGGGTCGCGCGACGCCTCGATGTCGCCGACGATCACGTCGCTCGGCACCGTGTCGGGCGTCATCCTCGGCACGGCGGCGTACATGAGCCCCGAAGCCGCGCGCGGACGCACCGTCGACAAGCGCGCCGACAACTGGGCGTTCGGCTGCGTCCTCTACGAGATGCTCACGGGGCAGCTCGCTTTTCCCGGCGAGACGGTCTCCGACACGATGGCGGCGGTGCTCACGCGCGAGCCCGATTGGTCCGCCCTCCCCGCGGGCACTCCCGCGCACGTGAAGGCCCTCATCGCTCGATGCCTCGTCAAAGAACCCAAGGAGCGCCTCCGCGACATCGGCGACGGAAGGATCGCTCTCGAGGAGGCGCCGGCACGGGCGGAGTCGGTCGCCGTTTCACGATCTGTCCCCATGTGGATGTATGGAGTCGTCGTCGCTGTCGCGGCGCTCGCGGTCATCGGTGGATTGGTGTTCGGCCGCAAGGCTGCGGTCACGCGTCCGCCGGTCTTCCGTCCGCTCACGGTTGGCAACGGCATCGTGCAGTCCGCGCGCTTCACCTCCGACGGTGGAACGGTGATCTACGGCAGCGCCTTCGACGGCCGGCCGCTCTCCCTCTTCTCGATGCGCGCGGACGGTCTCGAGTCCCGACCGATCGATCTGCCGAGCGCGGACATCGCCGGGATCTCGCGGGACAGCAAGATGGCGCTCCTCCTGGGCCGGCATTACGCGGGGAGCTGGCTGCGCACCGGGACGCTCGCGCAGGTCGCCCTCACCGGAGGCACGCCGCGCGAGCTTCTCGAGAACGTCTTCGACGCCGACATCTCGCCCGACGGAAGTCAGTTCGCCGTCGTCGTCGGCGATGGAGGCGATCAGGTGCTCCAGTACCCGATCGGCAAGGAAGTTTTCCGAAGCCACGGGTGGATCGGCCAGCCGCGCATCGCCCCCGACGGTAAGCGCGTCGCGTTCGTCGACCACCGGGTCTGGGGAGACGATCTCGGTGAGATCAAGCTGATCGACGTCGACGGCAAGGTCCGGTTGCTCGGATCGGAGCAGCAGTACACGCAGGGATGCGCGTGGGCTCCCGACGGCAAGACGGTCTGGTATTCGAACTCGAGCGACTTCGAGGGAGGACAGGTCTTCGCGGTCGAACCCGGGCGGCCACCCCGACTCGTCATGCGGATTCCCGGCATTGTGCGGCTCCAGGACGTCGCGTCCGACGGACGCGTGCTGATCGTGACCGACGACACCTGGATCACGCTCGCGGGCGAGCTGGCAGGCGACATGAGCGAGCGCGTCTACTCGCTCGGGTCGAACGACACCGCCGCCGGCATCTCGGCCGACGGCTCGAGCTATGCGGGATCGGACAACGTCGTCATCGACGGTGACTACACCGTCTTCTTCCGCCGCGGCGATGCGCCCGCGGTGCGCCTCGGTCCGGGGCTCACCGTCGGCATGACGCCGGACGCCAAGTGGGTCCTGGCGACGACGACGCTCAAAGAGACGCGCGGGCTCACGCTCCTTCCAGTCGGCGCGGGACAGCCGCGCCCGCTCGACCTACACGGCGTGCTCTACAGCGGGCTCGCCGGGCATTACCTGCAGTTCTCGAGCGACGGACGACGATTCGCGTTCGTCGGCAGCAAGGGCACCGAAGGACGCGCAGCCTACGTCTTCGACCTCGGCGACGGCGTGCCGCGCAAGGTCTCGCGGGAAGGGGCGACCGGGGCGGTGATCTCCATCGACGGAACAAAGGTCGCCGTCGCCGATCCTGTGCGCGGGATGTACGTGGTCTCGTCCGCCGGCCAGGTCCCGGTCGCGGGCGTTCCGAAGGAAGAGGTGCCGCTCGGCTGGACGGCGGACAGCGCGGCCGTCCTCTCCTGGGACCAGACCCTCCCGCCGCGGATCATGAAGACCGACCTCGCAACGGGAAAGCGCGAGCTGTTCCGAGAGCTACGGCCCGTCGATCCGGTGGGGACGGCCTACGGGTGGCTCCTCATCAGTCCCGACGGCAAGTACTACCTCCAGCGCTGCCGCCGCATGCGGAGCGCGGTCGTGCTGGTGACGCCGCACGGTTAG
- a CDS encoding threo-3-hydroxy-L-aspartate ammonia-lyase: MDAVANVVGWDDIVAASTRLRGIARKTPVMTSSQLDERLGAKVFLKCETFQRAGAFKIRGAYNAISRIADEDRARGVVAYSSGNHAQAVALACRLLGMKATIVMPKNAAKVKRTATEAYGARIVTYDPATEKREEVARGIGGVLIPPFDHPHVVAGQGTVAKELFEEEGELDLLLVPCGGGGLLSGSSIAARALSPRCKVIGVEPAGADDAARSFRSGRLERCDHPETIADGARTASLGEITFPIIRKNVDDIVTVSDREIVVAMKLLWERMKLVVEPTGALGLAAALAGKVEIGGKRVGVVVSGGNVDLVEAAELMKAI; this comes from the coding sequence ATGGACGCGGTCGCTAACGTGGTCGGGTGGGACGACATCGTCGCCGCCTCGACGCGGCTTCGTGGGATCGCGCGCAAGACCCCCGTCATGACCTCGTCTCAGCTGGACGAACGGCTCGGCGCGAAAGTGTTCCTCAAGTGCGAGACCTTCCAGCGCGCCGGGGCGTTCAAGATCCGGGGCGCCTACAACGCGATCTCGCGCATCGCCGACGAGGACCGCGCGCGCGGCGTCGTCGCCTACTCGTCGGGAAACCACGCTCAAGCGGTCGCGCTGGCTTGCCGTCTCCTCGGCATGAAGGCCACGATCGTCATGCCGAAAAACGCGGCAAAAGTGAAGCGCACGGCGACGGAAGCGTACGGCGCCCGCATCGTGACGTACGACCCCGCGACCGAGAAGCGCGAGGAGGTCGCGCGCGGGATCGGGGGCGTTCTCATTCCGCCGTTCGATCACCCCCACGTGGTCGCGGGGCAGGGGACGGTGGCGAAGGAGTTGTTCGAAGAAGAGGGCGAGCTCGACCTGCTCCTCGTGCCGTGCGGCGGCGGAGGCCTCCTCTCCGGCTCGTCGATCGCCGCGCGCGCGCTCAGTCCGCGCTGCAAGGTCATCGGCGTCGAGCCGGCAGGCGCCGACGACGCCGCGCGGTCGTTTCGGTCGGGGAGGCTCGAGCGCTGCGATCACCCCGAGACGATCGCCGACGGTGCGCGCACGGCGTCCTTGGGCGAGATCACCTTCCCCATCATCCGGAAGAACGTCGACGACATCGTGACGGTGAGCGACCGCGAGATCGTCGTCGCGATGAAGCTCCTCTGGGAGCGGATGAAGCTCGTCGTCGAGCCGACCGGTGCGTTGGGGCTGGCCGCGGCGCTCGCGGGGAAGGTCGAAATCGGCGGGAAGCGCGTCGGGGTCGTCGTCAGCGGCGGCAACGTCGATCTTGTCGAGGCGGCGGAGCTCATGAAGGCGATCTGA